GAGACACATTGATCCATCCAACTAGTACAACCACTGCTCACATTTTTTCCACAAATCCAGCTGGAAGCTTGTCAATCCATCCAACTATCCCAGTAACCGCTCACATTTACTCTACAACCTTAGCTGAAAGCATGTCAGAATATCCGACTATTAGTCTCACTTATCCTACTGTGCCGAGGGTATTCCCAAATGCTATTAATGAGGAAAACACCATGCACCTCCCGGATGAGAAAACTGGTTCAAAAATCCACAAAGTGAAGGCAAGCAATTTCCTTCAAATCCAACAGATGCCTCCAAACTCTAGAAGCCCATCTGCATCTCTCCCCATGAGCACAACATCAGAGTTAGAGAATGAAGACATTAGTTCTTTTGAGGAGGAAGAGGACACAAGCATTGCATCTGCAAAGGAGATGAATGAGTACTTGGTTCCCACGAGTGTAGATCCGACATCTCGACTTGGCGTCGAAACGTTCCTACTGACAACTGCCAAGCAGGAGTTTCACAGGCATGCTTTTACAGCGTTACCAAAGGCCAACAAAGAGATTCATCCAACAGAGATCAGCTTTACTTTGGACACAGATGGGCTGGATATCTTCCACATGCCTGAATCACAGTTCAGCAATGTTGGAGAGAACGATACGTTGGAAGTAAGTTCTACAGAAGAATCTTTAGTCACCTCCATGCTACGACCCCACGACTACCCACTTTCACAACCAGCTGAAAGCTTTAAACAAGAAGAATCCATTTACAACCAAGTATCTATTACTTTGACACCAGAAACACTGACAGAATCCATAATATCAGTTGGGACACAAACCAAGTCTTTCGTCACAAGTTCACAATCGCCTACTCAAACTAATGAGATTTACTTCTTACAACCAAACTCTGTTTCTAAGCCAGACCAGGGGGAAAGGTTTGTCCATGAACTTGAACCTTTGATTCCTCCTACAACACTGAATACTTCGCCCACAATTACATTACCAGCAAGTACAGCCATAATTCCCAATACAACCCAACTCATTGGAACAACAACAGCACGTACTACACTGTCGACAGCTGCTACTACTACTTGGCGTACTTCGACTACTTCAGCTACTACGATGACGAATACTACTACTATCACTACTgtacactactactactactactactacaccTGCAATAAAGTCAACACCCAGTTATCTCTTACCAGACAATAAAATCCCATTTATTCAAGAAATCCTGGATTGAACTACATTGATTCCAGGCACAGGGGAAGATTTCCCAGCACTAACCACAGGTATCCGTACTATAACAGTAGAAATCCTTCTGTGAATATTAGACCTAATATTATCAGAAAACCTTCTGGCACCACCTCACCTATGGATTTAAACTCTCTCAACAATGTCAAATCAACAACTTCACCTAAGATATTGACAGCAACTGCTCGATCTGCCACCTCAAGTTCCACAACTGCGTCAAGCACCATACAGCCAAACAACCAAATTCAGATCGATGAACCAGTGAACAGACAGTCAGGTGCAGTTCTGTTTCCTCAAGGACCGCAAACTCTTCCTGTGCAGCAAATGAGGCCCAGGATCACTGCTGCCAAACTCCACACAGTCACTGTGAATGCTGGGACAGATGTGCAGTTACCATGTGATTCTGTGGGGAAGCCAAAGCCCCTCCTGACCTGGACCAAAGTCTCCACAGGGTAACTCACATATGACATGACAAGTATGTACAGTTACAGTACATTATATGCAGAAACTGGAGTATCATTTTGATGCATAAACCttgatatattttacaatagaagataaatgtgtttttcttacAGGCTTCCCTAAAggtgatttgtgttttattttgctttattttgttttatttaattttatttacatttttttattattatttttttatttaattgaatattaattGCTTGTGGTTAAGTTGTCACTTCATGTTTTTCTGCACGTTGCAGCATGcatgctgcatatatatataaatttaaatttatatatatatatatatattcgtacTTGATtccctttttctttctgtattacTTGTCTTACACCATATatacatagaaatataatattaaaatgtaaagatattatatgtttgtgtgtatattactttacaatatattaattataatatagagACTAAACAGAGGTTATGTAAAGCTAACAATATGATTGGTGTTTTTGTACAACCTCTGTGCCTACAAATGTAAAGcatatattatatttctaaattctaaatatttttatttaaaacatctgttgtcttatagtttatatatatatatatatatatatatatatagagagagagagagagagagagaagagagagagagagagacagagagagtattattttttttattaattttacacctttttatttgttttcactctctattcttttttgttttttttttgtatatatgtgtctTAATGACTACAAGCAGCTTTTCATTGGGTTAAATTCATTCATCTCTCTCCCTCATCCTTTAATTTCCACAGGAGCCGTCATATCAACAAATACCAAAATCCAGCGATTTGAGGTCCAGTCCAATGGGACGTTTGTCATCCATAGCGTCCAGCTTCAGGACCGTGGGCAGTATTTGTGCAGCGCTCGCAATCCACAAGGCATTGACAAGATGATGGTAACCCTAGTGGTGGTGGCCCACGCGCCCAGGATGATACTTCCACATCATAAAGATATAACAGTCTATCAAGGAAACAGTGCTTTCTTGGAATGCCAAGCACAAGGTCTCACCCCAAACATCAGCTGGGTGCTTCCGGATCGATCGGTGGTGCGAGCCATTAGTAACAGCCAACAGAAGGTCATGCTCTTCACCAATGGAACACTTCAAGTCAAAAACACCAATCACCTGGACAAAGGCGTTTACAAATGCATAGCGAGCAATGCTGCTGGAGCCGACATGCTTTCCGTGAGGCTCCAAATAAAAGCCTCACTCCCACAATGCAAGAGCAGATTCTGGGAGAGACTAACTACACCGTCTCTGATGGCCAATCAGCGTTCATGCACTGCACCGCTAAAGGCACGCCCAGTCCCACCTCCGCTGGGTCACATTACCGGCGTGCAGCTTCACCCCGCGCAGTTCATCAATagcaatttgtttgttttacccaATGGGACGCTATTTATTCGTAACCCTACAGAGAATGATTCTGGTAATTATGTATGTGTGGCTGTGAATTCGGTGGGTGTTTCTAAAAGGACAGTGAATCTACAGGTGAAGAGGAGCTCCACTACGGCCAGAATCATGTCCACTTCTGCACACAGTATTGATGTCCGCTATGGAGGTCAGCTGAGTCTCAACTGTTCGGCCACTGGAAGCCCCAATCCCAGGATCATCTGGAGGACGCCGTCTAAAAAAACTGGTTGATGCATATTACAGGTAAAAGAATTGCATATTACTACCATTATTATTGGAGATGCagagaattaaattttttggccGAAGCCGTAAccgaaacaaaatgaaacactggacGAACGAAGGCCGGATACTGGACACTGTTCTtcaccccctccccccccaccccccatgtCAGTTTTTTacaccattgcataaattaaatagtctaaatatgtttttttactgtttgtcttgcttttcaaagaaaaattcaattacaaaacaacaatttaaaaataattaacactgaacatttttaacattctagcagacatatcaacaaagcacaatttcacttaaaattaataagttagtaaaataatatttttttagccatttttcaAAACCCCCTCCTTGAATTAGGCGTGTattgtttactgtacaaataaatgcagccttcactgtaaaaaaaaaaatcaaaagttgagaaaactgaaaagtttaaggcaaccagcttcaggagatttttttattacaactttttattttttacagtgttgcttaGCAGAAGgggcttttttaaaaacattagaaaatattgcAGATCTCAATTTGAACACCACACATATGGATTTTACTGTCTCTGGCTCTCTTTGGAATTCTTTTGATTCTCTCCATATATACGGTTGGTTACAGAGCATGATTAACTGAATAGCAAAACAACATGAagagtaaattaattacagaagaCAGACAaatcagaagaaaataaatggATACAGAGGGAAGACAAAAAGAATGTTAATGAAATGCAGAGGAGAAAGCATAGTTCTTCTgaattaacaatattttgttagAAACCATGAACACCAGTGGTCTGTATGATCTGCTttggcttatgatgcttttgggaaacacagccttGATTTAGTAAATTTGTGGTTTTGGcataattgcaatttttattacACTTTGATAAAACGTCATGTGGTGCTACTAAAACAGAAATTCTTTAATATGTGCAACTTTACAGATGTGCAAATAGGCATTGTTGACATTTAAATGTGAGCAGTAGTTTGCTTATATTTGGTGTTTCTGACACAAGAAATCAAAGAtttcagaatgtcttttttttgttgttgttgttgcttttcacTAGAATGAAGTTTTGAGttcataaaataattatcttGATATGAACCAGAGCTCAAGCACATTTTAATGGATTGTAATAATTCTGCTGCCAAGAGAATATTGGTTTGCTCTGTTGATACCCTTGAAAAGGTTTTAATAAGTTAATCCAAATTTAGTTTTAGAATTTGTAGGGGAAAAATGAACTCTTTCCCCACTAGCGTTGTTAAGAAAAAGTTGCCATTATTGataatttttacagaattttcatgGGCCACAGAGTATtttgaatatctgaacatgcaatatgtcaaaagaactctgcttaattaaaaaaaaaaaaaaaaacattattctaggttacataacttaaaaaaaaataaacaaacaaacaaacgaaaaacCTTTTTAACCGAAAAGCTGAGCAAATGGCGTTTTTGTCAAAGACTATGTTCGGATCGCATTTAGATCGATGATTTTAAACAGAGATGAAGGAAAAGCATTTTTAGTTCCATTCCAGCTTTTAATAGCCCGTGCATGGTTTTTGCCATgtcaatagcaaaaaaaaaaaaaaaaaaaaaaaaactggcatagtcttaaaaaaacaagcaaacttgatatgagccctttaataaataagttgtttttatattttcggtTCAATAAATGCTTCTTTTTCTACTCAAAAGAAGTTttgaattctgatttttttttttttttttttttcattgtgcaatGAACTCTTTAATCTCAAAAGACCAAGGAAAATTTGATtcctcaaaatataataaatgatacatttactAGTGTCACACTTATCAGAATGTAACCACTTTTTATTGCTCATTTCAGCTTTGATCGCAGAATGAAAGTGTTCAGCAACGGCACGCTCACCATCACGTCAGTGACTGAGAAGGATGAGGGCGACTATCTCTGTGTGGCCAGAAATAAAATGGGTGATGACTACGTTCTCCTTAAAGTCAATGTGATGATGAAAGCGGCTAAAATCGACTACAAGTCACTGAGCGATCGTGAGGTTTCGTACGGAGGAGAGCTGAAAGTCGACTGCGTCGCTTCTGGTCTTCCCAACCCAGAAATCACTTGGAGTCTTCCGGACGGTACCATGGTTAACAGCATCCCTCAATCTGATGATAACAGGGTTCGCGCCAAGAGATACGTGATGTTCGATAATGGCACCTTATATTTAAACGAAGTCGGAATGGAGGAGGAAGGCGACTACACGTGCTACGCTGAGAATCGGATTGGGAAAGATGAAATGAAGGTTCATATCAAGGTGGTGGCGGATGCACCGATCATCCGAAACAACGTTTACAGCATCATCAAAGTTCCTTATGGAGAAAACGCCATCCTCAACTGCAGTGCCAAAGGAGAGCCAACTCCCATAATCACATGGACGTCTCCGGCTCATCGCACCATAGTGCCAGTTTCCGGCAAGTACCAGATCGCCAACGATGGCACTTTGCGCATTCAAAAAATCCAGAGGTTTGACAGAGGGAATTACACATGCTTAGCTAGGAATGTTGTGGGAATTGACAAGAAAGTCTTTCATGTTGAAGTCCTTGCATCAACGCCTGTTATAAATGGATTTGAGAGTCCTGGGATTGTTCGTAAAACTGTTGTAAAGGATCAGCGCGTGCTTTTAGACTGCAAAGCAAACGGAAACCCAATTCCAAGGATCATATGGGTGTTTCCTAACAACATCGTACTTCCAGCACCGTACTATGGCTCACGGATTACGGTTCATCGCAACGGCACGCTGGACATCCACGTGGTGCGGATAAGCGATTCCGTTGCGCTTCTTTGCATTGCACGCAATGAAGGAGGAGAAGCCAAACTCCAGGTTCAACTCGAGGTAACCGAAGGAGTTGAAAAGCCATGGTTGCGAAATCCGCCTACAGAGTCCGTCCAACTCTCAGACGGGATAATAAATCTAAATTGTTCCGTAGAAGGAAAACCATCGCCGGAGATCACTTGGATTCTTCCTAATGGGACGTCGCTTCTTAAGGGAACTAGTATTTTCCGTTTCCATCATCGATTTGATGGCACTTTGGTTATTAGAGACCCGTCGGTTTCTGAGATCGGACGGTATCGATGTGTCGGGCGCAACAGCGTTGGATACGTTGAGCGAACCGTGACATTAGAGTCCAATAGGAAACCGGAAATCACTAACAAGTACAGCTCGCTCGTCGTCAGCATCATAAACGGCGAGAATCTGCATCTCAACTGTTTGTCCGGGGTCAACCATTACCCAAACTTACCTGGACTCTACCAAACGGAGTCATCTTAACCCGGGCAAACAACTGGACGATATTCGGTCCTACACAATGGCACTCTTGCTGTCCAGAGGACCTCTGTGTACGATAGAGGGATGTACCTCTGCCAAACAACTAATGAGCATGGATCGTCCAGCCTGTCGGTTTCGGTG
This genomic stretch from Cyprinus carpio isolate SPL01 chromosome B9, ASM1834038v1, whole genome shotgun sequence harbors:
- the LOC109083503 gene encoding LOW QUALITY PROTEIN: matrix-remodeling-associated protein 5-like (The sequence of the model RefSeq protein was modified relative to this genomic sequence to represent the inferred CDS: inserted 6 bases in 5 codons; deleted 3 bases in 2 codons); its protein translation is MGSSCMRRMLMLMLMLLVSFRGSGGVCPRLCACSAPAEVHCTFRALLTIPTGISRQVQRINFGFNTINHISDVSFAGLRKLELLMMHGNNVQKIPEAAFQDLVSLQVLKMSYNKLRVITSHTFSGLTALVRLHLDNNRIEFIHPDAFSGLTSLRLLHLEANHLQKLHPATFSTFSLLQRFPVSTLKHLYLSENLLNMLPRNMLENMPQLENLFLYGNPWSCDCRMSWLQDWSARNPGVMKCKKDRSFASGQLCPLCASPKHLKGQDILDLKEFICSGPAISSPGKNVSHEDNMSELLPIDRIKPPFGNVSLGLSDEHGTKVDLICQILEPRESTKISWNYTKSLEIAANVTLFFDLECPVDRDNYESFWRLLAYYSEVPVHLRRDIMLSREPELSYRYRQDIERDSYFYTGVRANVVARPSWLMQSFMNIKLNRPYSSSKSMRLILNTHLTTTTDKEPVRSWVMIEHDNKTQTSFSSVVGGMVEMDCRVQSSGNAAVHWMTPDGSKIKAVFDSTNKRVTVSSSGKLHIKSVEHRDSGVYYCIAEVAGDVDVLPFRFSVIESSTPLPGEEFGNALTKFVGESASLPCLTTATPDAVVNWIFPDGSVLNAKANSSRALVFPNGTLFIPYSQLNNNGYHKCVAMNQHGVDVLATKLTVMRRKGIQPLRQYPIRPQSAAGVSTKVKAYLEDVEESSGDETQLPNRSFINRRKGPNARTQGRYFGNIRHRRPFRKGMHGQPTRTGLTNQRTVNTKNNIDPQKWAVLLAKIREKTSPKNSSVNIVQHGAAEMVNVDRPGSIDDIESSSGDSSPQEESNTFSTPHLRDVYHRHAIKPHIKGQNDNVYITAPPELQTSSDKVPYISNPTSGNHYVMTEVNVEERGHVSTISAENDQVNSRSVIKPESEKENELNFSGKASVQSQIGGFDFGLPDSNSFATTLIPRALQSSAPSRAKDHWSSRRRFVGRQRTKLRRPFSKLLTRGPWSTSTAAGVHVPTLKADPTSPAEDAMIYPTSRANDIIYSRTPSGDTLIHSTTTTARIYSSTSSGDTLIHPTSTTTAHIFSTNPAGSLSIHPTIPVTAHIYSTTLAESMSEYPTISLTYPTVPRVFPNAINEENTMHLPDEKTGSKIHKVKASNFLQIQQMPPNSRSPSASLPMSTTSELENEDISSFEEEEDTSIASAKEMNEYLVPTSVDPTSRLGVETFLLTTAKQEFHRHAFTALPKANKEIHPTEISFTLDTDGLDIFHMPESQFSNVGENDTLEVSSTEESLVTSMLRPHDYPLSQPAESFKQEESIYNQVSITLTPETLTESIISVGTQTKSFVTSSQSPTQTNEIYFLQPNSVSKPDQGERFVHELEPLIPPTTLNTSPTITLPASTAIIPNTTQLIGTTTARTTSLLYTTTTTTTTPAIKSTPSYLLPDNKXPIYSRNPGLNYIDSRHRGRFPSTNHRYPYYNSRNPSVNIRPNIIRKPSGTTSPMDLNSLNNVKSTTSPKILTATARSATSSSTTASSTIQPNNQIQIDEPVNRQSGAVLFPQGPQTLPVQQMRPRITAAKLHTVTVNAGTDVQLPCDSVGKPKPLLTWTKVSTGAVISTNTKIQRFEVQSNGTFVIHSVQLQDRGQYLCSARNPQGIDKMMVTLVVVAHAPRMILPHHKDITVYQGNSAFLECQAQGLTPNISWVLPDRSVVRAISNSQQKVMLFTNGTLQVKNTNHLDKGVYKCIASNAAGADMLSVRLQIKASLPQCKSRFWETNYTVSDGQSAFMHCTAKGTPSPTXRWVTXTGVQLHPAQFINSNLFVLPNGTLFIRNPTENDSGNYVCVAVNSVGVSKRTVNLQVKRSSTTARIMSTSAHSIDVRYGGQLSLNCSATGSPNPRIIWRTPSKKLVDAYYSFDRRMKVFSNGTLTITSVTEKDEGDYLCVARNKMGDDYVLLKVNVMMKAAKIDYKSLSDREVSYGGELKVDCVASGLPNPEITWSLPDGTMVNSIPQSDDNRVRAKRYVMFDNGTLYLNEVGMEEEGDYTCYAENRIGKDEMKVHIKVVADAPIIRNNVYSIIKVPYGENAILNCSAKGEPTPIITWTSPAHRTIVPVSGKYQIANDGTLRIQKIQRFDRGNYTCLARNVVGIDKKVFHVEVLASTPVINGFESPGIVRKTVVKDQRVLLDCKANGNPIPRIIWVFPNNIVLPAPYYGSRITVHRNGTLDIHVVRISDSVALLCIARNEGGEAKLQVQLEVTEGVEKPWLRNPPTESVQLSDGIINLNCSVEGKPSPEITWILPNGTSLLKGTSIFRFHHRFDGTLVIRDPSVSEIGRYRCVGRNSVGYVERTVTLESNRKPEITNKYSSLVVSIINGENLHLNCLSXGQPLPKLTWTLPNGVILTRXQTTGRYSVLHNGTLAVQRTSVYDRGMYLCQTTNEHGSSSLSVSVIVIAYPPRITKGPSVQVRTYASPGVAVQLNCVPLATPKAEVVWEMPDGLQLKVGVQPRLYGNKYLHPQGSLVIQNPSSRDNGVYKCTPKTWVGSDSRSTYVYVFLCKLTLQTSPKKLH